In Terriglobales bacterium, one genomic interval encodes:
- a CDS encoding YajQ family cyclic di-GMP-binding protein, with protein MAENSFDIVSKVDLQEVANAIQNALKEVHTRFDLKDAKADIKLEGKDAIHLAAVDDYKLKAVNDVFQQKLVKRGVPLKALSYGAIEPAAGATVKQKITMQQGIPIEKAREIVKLIKDSKKKVQASIQGDTVRVSGKDRDALQEIIALVKGRDFGIDMQFTNYRSN; from the coding sequence ATGGCAGAGAACTCTTTCGACATCGTCAGCAAGGTCGACCTGCAGGAGGTCGCGAACGCGATCCAGAACGCGCTCAAGGAGGTCCACACGCGCTTCGACCTCAAGGACGCGAAGGCGGACATCAAGCTCGAGGGCAAGGACGCGATCCACCTGGCCGCGGTCGACGACTACAAGCTCAAGGCCGTGAACGACGTCTTCCAGCAGAAGCTGGTGAAGCGCGGCGTGCCGCTCAAGGCGCTCAGCTACGGCGCCATCGAGCCGGCCGCCGGCGCGACGGTGAAGCAGAAGATCACCATGCAGCAAGGCATCCCGATCGAGAAGGCGCGCGAGATCGTGAAGCTCATCAAGGACTCGAAGAAGAAAGTGCAGGCCTCGATCCAGGGCGACACGGTGCGCGTGAGCGGCAAGGACCGCGACGCGTTGCAGGAGATCATCGCGCTGGTGAAGGGGCGCGATTTCGGCATCGACATGCAGTTCACGAATTAC
- a CDS encoding TatD family hydrolase: protein MFVDSHAHLDGPKYAGDLDQVLDRARAAGVENILCIGNGTGPGTLDCAARLAEQYEELYASTGVHPHEAALASDASYLEIERLIREKKVIAVGEIGVDYFYKHSPPEAQQQVFIRQMEIARAAKLPIILHIRPAQNSDDAWEHAFRLLREHWQPAGLGGIFHCFTGDAEKAQRALDLGFFISFAGVVTFPKSGAIQQAARTVPLDRMLIETDSPYLAPAPHRGQRNEPAYVAETARYIAQLRGIDLEEVGAATTSTFRRLFNL, encoded by the coding sequence ATGTTCGTCGATTCCCACGCCCATCTCGACGGCCCCAAGTACGCGGGCGACCTCGACCAGGTGCTCGACCGGGCGCGGGCCGCCGGGGTGGAGAACATCCTGTGCATCGGCAACGGCACCGGACCGGGCACGCTCGACTGCGCGGCGCGGCTCGCCGAGCAGTACGAAGAGCTCTACGCTTCGACCGGCGTCCACCCGCACGAGGCCGCGCTGGCAAGCGACGCCAGCTACCTCGAGATCGAGCGGCTCATCCGCGAGAAGAAGGTCATCGCGGTGGGCGAGATCGGGGTGGACTACTTCTACAAGCACTCGCCGCCCGAGGCGCAGCAGCAGGTCTTCATCCGGCAGATGGAGATCGCGCGCGCCGCCAAGCTGCCCATCATCCTGCACATCCGGCCGGCGCAGAACAGCGACGATGCGTGGGAGCACGCCTTCCGCCTGCTGCGCGAGCACTGGCAGCCAGCCGGGCTGGGCGGCATCTTCCACTGCTTCACCGGCGACGCGGAGAAGGCGCAGCGCGCGCTCGACCTCGGGTTCTTCATTTCGTTCGCCGGGGTGGTGACATTCCCCAAGTCGGGCGCCATCCAGCAGGCGGCGCGCACGGTGCCGCTCGACCGCATGTTGATCGAGACCGACTCCCCGTACCTGGCGCCGGCGCCGCACCGAGGCCAGCGCAACGAGCCGGCCTACGTGGCCGAGACCGCGCGCTACATCGCCCAACTGCGCGGCATCGACCTAGAGGAGGTCGGCGCCGCCACGACAAGCACTTTCCGGCGATTGTTCAACCTTTAG